In Ooceraea biroi isolate clonal line C1 chromosome 13, Obir_v5.4, whole genome shotgun sequence, a genomic segment contains:
- the LOC105277282 gene encoding cytochrome P450 9e2-like, with protein sequence MECWTLALSILVGVLAVYYYLFRRGPNVFQQHGIPCAMDFNFLRRLFEIFVFPKSFAKALLDIYNVHPDAKYIGAFNLSRRVVVIRDLELIKSIGIKSFESFEDHLFFGTGDEDPLFSNNLLALRGDRWRDLRALLSPAFTSSKMKTMFHLMSECAVNFAEYLKTTAPPGGHVTEMKDALTRYANDAIGTCAFGIGVDSMRHPENDFYMYGKKVTEFNTFALIKILMIQNLPRLSRFLNIKMMDDRTTEYFVNLVTDTIRTRDERGITRPDMLQLMMDDRGKSSSRELTIMDMTSHVFIFFLAGFDSSSTVMSFATYELGVNPDVQEKLQNEIDEVLEDTNGQPSYEKINGMTYLNAVISEALRMYPPQPMTDRLCTKDFELPATLPNAKPYLVKKGEMVWFPFYALHYNPEYFPEPDKFKPERFLDDNKDQCNLNAYYPFGLGPRMCIGNRFAQLEMKVLLFHLLARCDLKPCEKTPIPLKLKSGGFSMRAEGGCWLNIVPRRNQHSAIASAK encoded by the coding sequence ATGGAGTGCTGGACACTAGCCTTATCAATATTAGTCGGCGTACTCGCTGTTTATTATTACCTCTTCCGCAGAGGCCCGAACGTCTTCCAGCAACATGGGATCCCATGCGCGATGGACTTCAATTTTCTGCGCCGGCTGTTCGAGATCTTTGTGTTCCCGAAGTCTTTTGCGAAGGCCCTACTGGATATTTACAATGTGCATCCTGATGCCAAGTATATTGGCGCATTTAACTTGTCGCGACGAGTTGTGGTGATCCGCGATCTCGAGCTGATCAAGTCTATCGGCATCAAGAGCTTTGAGTCGTTCGAGGACCACCTGTTCTTCGGCACCGGTGACGAGGATCCGCTCTTCAGCAACAACCTGCTCGCGCTTCGAGGAGACAGGTGGCGTGACCTAAGGGCACTCCTGAGTCCCGCGTTCACCAGCAGCAAGATGAAGACAATGTTCCACCTGATGTCCGAGTGCGCCGTCAACTTTGCGGAGTACCTGAAGACCACCGCGCCGCCCGGAGGACACGTCACGGAGATGAAGGATGCTCTCACGCGCTACGCGAACGACGCGATCGGCACGTGCGCCTTCGGCATCGGCGTGGATTCGATGAGGCACCCGGAGAACGATTTCTACATGTACGGCAAGAAGGTGACGGAGTTCAACACTTTTGCACTCATAAAGATCCTGATGATCCAAAACCTGCCGAGGCTCTCGCGTTTTCTGAACATCAAGATGATGGACGATCGTACCACCGAGTACTTCGTGAATCTCGTAACCGACACCATACGGACCAGGGACGAGAGGGGTATCACTCGGCCGGACATGCTTCAGCTGATGATGGACGACAGGGGCAAGAGTTCCAGCAGGGAGCTGACAATCATGGACATGACGTCGCATGTGTTCATATTCTTCCTTGCCGGCTTCGACAGCAGCTCGACGGTGATGAGCTTCGCGACGTACGAGCTAGGCGTGAACCCGGATGTTCAGGAAAAGCTACAGAACGAAATCGACGAGGTGCTGGAGGACACGAACGGCCAACCGTCCTACGAGAAGATCAACGGGATGACATATTTGAACGCGGTCATCAGTGAGGCTCTCCGGATGTATCCGCCGCAACCGATGACGGACAGGCTGTGCACGAAGGACTTCGAGCTGCCTGCTACGTTACCGAACGCGAAGCCGTATCTCGTGAAGAAGGGAGAGATGGTATGGTTCCCCTTTTACGCGCTTCACTATAACCCCGAGTACTTCCCAGAGCCGGACAAGTTCAAGCCCGAGAGGTTCCTCGACGACAACAAAGATCAGTGTAATCTGAACGCTTACTATCCGTTCGGACTAGGTCCAAGGATGTGCATCGGCAATAGGTTCGCCCAGCTGGAGATGAAGGTCTTGCTCTTTCACCTGCTGGCACGCTGCGATTTGAAACCATGCGAGAAAACCCCGATACCTTTGAAATTAAAGAGCGGCGGATTCTCAATGCGGGCCGAGGGCGGTTGCTGGCTGAATATTGTACCGAGACGGAACCAGCACTCCGCGATCGCGAGTGCAAAATAG
- the LOC105277283 gene encoding cytochrome P450 9e2 isoform X2 produces MVYVIVLSLIVGALGLYYLLFKNMSLFKKHGIPHLMPLPLIGNMGPSLIRRQAVAELVKSTYDVNPDAKYVGMYDFTRPLVMIRDPELIKLITLKHFDTFMDHRAFVDETQDILFGKSLFSLRGDRWRQVRALLTPAFTSSKMKGMFKLMSDCGADFGTYMAQMPPEKRMMEMKDAFTRYTSDVIATCAFGVTVDSMRNPTNEFYVYGREATAFNSIMFLKFFIFRSLPWLARIIGLKFVRKQVMNFFHDLVDTTIKTRDEKGIVRPDMLQLMMENRGKEGKPDMSIDDMISQAFIFFFGGFDSTSTLMCFAAHEIAINPNVQEALQNEIDKVLEETNGQGTYEAINNMEYLDAVINEALRIYPVAVAMDRLCLEDYELPPTLPGTKPFTLKKGEGVWIPVYGLHHDPKYFEEPEKFDPERFLGERKKSSLNCGAYIPFGLGPRMCIGNRFALLETKALLFHLLARCELKPCEKTSIPLKLAKDGFNMKAEGGFWLNTLPRKNVHPTIARNTTNGTCKL; encoded by the coding sequence ATGGTGTACGTGATCGTGTTGTCGCTGATAGTGGGCGCTCTGGGgctctattatttattgtttaagaACATGAGCCTCTTCAAGAAGCATGGAATACCGCACCTAATGCCGCTTCCCTTAATTGGGAACATGGGACCATCCCTCATTCGTCGCCAAGCGGTAGCTGAACTTGTCAAATCGACGTACGACGTAAATCCTGATGCCAAGTACGTCGGCATGTATGACTTCACCAGACCACTCGTAATGATTCGTGATCCTGAGCTTATTAAACTCATCACGTTAAAACATTTCGACACGTTCATGGATCATCGCGCTTTTGTTGATGAAACTCAGGATATCCTATTCGGCAAGAGCCTCTTCTCCCTTCGCGGAGACAGATGGCGACAAGTTCGAGCTTTACTGACCCCAGCTTTCACGTCAAGCAAGATGAAAGGTATGTTCAAGCTGATGTCGGATTGCGGCGCCGACTTCGGCACTTACATGGCCCAAATGCCACCGGAGAAGAGAATGATGGAAATGAAAGACGCGTTCACCAGATACACCAGTGATGTAATCGCTACTTGCGCCTTCGGCGTTACTGTTGATTCGATGAGAAATCCAACCAACGAATTCTACGTATATGGCAGAGAAGCGACCGCTTTCAACAGCATCATGTTTCTGAAGTTCTTTATATTCAGGAGTTTGCCTTGGCTGGCACGAATAATCGGACTGAAATTTGTCCGCAAACAAGTAATGAATTTCTTCCACGATCTCGTCGACACCACCATAAAAACTAGAGATGAGAAGGGTATCGTCCGACCGGATATGCTGCAGTTGATGATGGAGAACAGAGGCAAAGAAGGTAAACCAGATATGAGTATCGACGATATGATATCGCAGGCATTTATCTTCTTCTTTGGCGGTTTTGATAGCACTTCGACCTTGATGTGCTTCGCCGCTCATGAAATTGCGATAAATCCCAATGTACAAGAGGCACTTCAAAATGAGATCGACAAAGTTTTGGAAGAGACAAACGGGCAAGGAACGTACGAAGCCATCAATAATATGGAATACCTGGACGCTGTGATCAATGAGGCACTCAGGATATATCCGGTTGCTGTGGCGATGGACAGGTTGTGCTTGGAGGACTACGAACTACCACCGACATTGCCAGGGACAAAACcttttactttaaaaaaaggagaaggcGTATGGATACCGGTTTATGGGCTTCATCACGATCCCAAGTACTTCGAAGAGCCGGAGAAGTTCGATCCGGAGCGGTTTCTCGGAGAACGGAAGAAAAGTAGCCTTAATTGTGGAGCGTACATTCCTTTTGGTTTGGGTCCCAGAATGTGTATCGGCAACAGATTCGCATTGTTGGAGACGAAAGCGCTGCTCTTTCACCTGTTGGCACGTTGCGAATTGAAACCATGCGAAAAGACATCAATACCGCTCAAACTTGCTAAAGATGGCTTCAATATGAAGGCTGAAGGTGGTTTTTGGTTGAACACGTTGCCACGAAAAAACGTACATCCCACTATTGCGAGAAATACTACTAATGGAACATGCAAGCTGTAA
- the LOC105277283 gene encoding cytochrome P450 9e2 isoform X1 — MVYVIVLSLIVGALGLYYLLFKNMSLFKKHGIPHLMPLPLIGNMGPSLIRRQAVAELVKSTYDVNPDAKYVGMYDFTRPLVMIRDPELIKLITLKHFDTFMDHRAFVDETQDILFGKSLFSLRGDRWRQVRALLTPAFTSSKMKGMFKLMSDCGADFGTYMAQMPPEKRMMEMKDAFTRYTSDVIATCAFGVTVDSMRNPTNEFYVYGREATAFNSIMFLKFFIFRSLPWLARIIGLKFVRKQVMNFFHDLVDTTIKTRDEKGIVRPDMLQLMMENRGKEGKPDMSIDDMISQAFIFFFGGFDSTSTLMCFAAHEIAINPNVQEALQNEIDKVLEETNGQGTYEAINNMEYLDAVINEALRIYPVAVAMDRLCLEDYELPPTLPGTKPFTLKKGEGVWIPVYGLHHDPKYFEEPEKFDPERFLGERKKSSLNCGAYIPFGLGPRMCIGNRFALLETKALLFHLLARCELKPCEKTSIPLKLAKDGFNMKAEGGFWLNTLPRKNVHPTIARNTTNGTCKL, encoded by the coding sequence ATGGTGTACGTGATCGTGTTGTCGCTGATAGTGGGCGCTCTGGGgctctattatttattgtttaagaACATGAGCCTCTTCAAGAAGCATGGAATACCGCACCTAATGCCGCTTCCCTTAATTGGGAACATGGGACCATCCCTCATTCGTCGCCAAGCGGTAGCTGAACTTGTCAAATCGACGTACGACGTAAATCCTGATGCCAAGTACGTCGGCATGTATGACTTCACCAGACCACTCGTAATGATTCGTGATCCTGAGCTTATTAAACTCATCACGTTAAAACATTTCGACACGTTCATGGATCATCGCGCTTTTGTTGATGAAACTCAGGATATCCTATTCGGCAAGAGCCTCTTCTCCCTTCGCGGAGACAGATGGCGACAAGTTCGAGCTTTACTGACCCCAGCTTTCACGTCAAGCAAGATGAAAGGTATGTTCAAGCTGATGTCGGATTGCGGCGCCGACTTCGGCACTTACATGGCCCAAATGCCACCGGAGAAGAGAATGATGGAAATGAAAGACGCGTTCACCAGATACACCAGTGATGTAATCGCTACTTGCGCCTTCGGCGTTACTGTTGATTCGATGAGAAATCCAACCAACGAATTCTACGTATATGGCAGAGAAGCGACCGCTTTCAACAGCATCATGTTTCTGAAGTTCTTTATATTCAGGAGTTTGCCTTGGCTGGCACGAATAATCGGACTGAAATTTGTCCGCAAACAAGTAATGAATTTCTTCCACGATCTCGTCGACACCACCATAAAAACTAGAGATGAGAAGGGTATCGTCCGACCGGATATGCTGCAGTTGATGATGGAGAACAGAGGCAAAGAAGGTAAACCAGATATGAGTATCGACGATATGATATCGCAGGCATTTATCTTCTTCTTTGGCGGTTTTGATAGCACTTCGACCTTGATGTGCTTCGCCGCTCATGAAATTGCGATAAATCCCAATGTACAAGAGGCACTTCAAAATGAGATCGACAAAGTTTTGGAAGAGACAAACGGGCAAGGAACGTACGAAGCCATCAATAATATGGAATACCTGGACGCTGTGATCAATGAGGCACTCAGGATATATCCGGTTGCTGTGGCGATGGACAGGTTGTGCTTGGAGGACTACGAACTACCACCGACATTGCCAGGGACAAAACcttttactttaaaaaaaggagaaggcGTATGGATACCGGTTTATGGGCTTCATCACGATCCCAAGTACTTCGAAGAGCCGGAGAAGTTCGATCCGGAGCGGTTTCTCGGAGAACGGAAGAAAAGTAGCCTTAATTGTGGAGCGTACATTCCTTTTGGTTTGGGTCCCAGAATGTGTATCGGCAACAGATTCGCATTGTTGGAGACGAAAGCGCTGCTCTTTCACCTGTTGGCACGTTGCGAATTGAAACCATGCGAAAAGACATCAATACCGCTCAAACTTGCTAAAGATGGCTTCAATATGAAGGCTGAAGGTGGTTTTTGGTTGAACACGTTGCCACGAAAAAACGTACATCCCACTATTGCGAGAAATACTACTAATGGAACATGCAAGCT